ACGGCGGGACCGTTCCGGTCATCATGCTGGATACCGACCGCGAGGAGAATCCCCACTGGATCCGGGAACTGACACGCCGCGTCTACGCCCCCGGGAAAGACGATCGCTTCAAACTCGCCGTCTATCTCGTCCTGGGCATCGGCGGCGTCCGCATGCTCGACGAACTGGGCTACGATGTCTCGACGTACCACATGAACGAGGGCCACGCGAGCTTCCTCACGCTGGAGCTGCTCTCCCGCAACGACCTCGACGCCGACGCGGTCCGCGAGCAGTGTGTGTTCACGACCCACACGCCCGTCGCGGCCGCCCACGACGAGTACCCCATCGAGCTGCTCAACGAGTTGCTCGATGACGAGCTGATCTCGATGTACACTGTCCGCCAGTACAGTCCACGCGGCAAGATCCACACGACGCGGCTCGCTCTCAATCTCTCGCGGTACGTCAACGGGGTTGCCAAGCGTCATCAGGAAGTCTCCCGGGAGATGTTCCCCGAGCACGCCGAGAAGATCGACGCCATCACCAACGGCGCACACGTCCCGACGTGGGTCGGCGACGAGATGGCCGAGGTCTTCGACGAGCACATGCGCAACTGGCGGCGTTTCCCGACGAAACTCCAGCACGCCACGCTCATCGACGATCAGCCCCTCTGGGAGGCCCATCAGGCCCAGAAGCGCGACCTCATCGACTACGTCGAGGACCGACAGGGCGTCGAACTCGACGAGGACGTGCTGACGCTCGGGTTCGCCCGCCGCGCAGTGCCCTACAAGCGCGCACCGCTGCTGTTCGAGGACGTCGATCGCCTTCGCGAGGTCATCGCCCGCTCGGGCGACGTGCAGGTCGTCTACGCCGGCAAGGCCTTCCCCGGAGACCCGCGCGGCCGGGAGATCATCGAGCAGATCTACGGCTACGCCGACGAACTCGAGGACGAAATCACGATCACGTACCTCGAGAACTACGACATGGAGATGGGGCTGGCGCTTACCTCCGGGGTCGACGTCTGGCTGAACAACCCCCGGCGACCGCGAGAGGCCTCGGGCACCTCGGGCATGAAGGCCGCGTTCAACGGCGTCCCGCAGTTCTCGACCATCGACGGCTGGTGGGTCGAAGGCCACATCGAGGGCGAGACCGGCTGGTCGATCGGCCCCGAACCTCACAGTCCGCGCGAGGAGCGCATGACCGACGCCAAGGAGACGCTCGTCGACTCGACCGCGCTGTACGACACACTCGAAAACGACGTGTTGCCGACCTACTACGACGACCGCGAGAAGTGGGTCGACATCATGCGAAACGCAATCGCGTTCAACGGCTCGCGCTACCACGCTCGCCGGATGATGGAAGAGTATCTGGCCGACGCCTACGACGCCTGATATCGATTCACCCGCTGTAAGTGCGGATACGATCGATACGTCCGTCGTCGAACCGCAACACGTCGACGAACGCCGTGATCTGCTCCCCATCGGCGGCGAGCAGTCGCCCATCCACGGCCAGCCCCGCGTCCCTCTCGTAGATCGCGTCGATCGGGTGGGCCGTGTCGGTCCGGGGCCGCTCGTCTCGCATGAACGTGATGAACCGGTCGCGCCCGTCGAGCGTCATGTCGGGCCGTCGATGGACGAACGTCGACGTCAACACCGATCGTAACGTCTCGTAGTCGTGGTCATCCAGCGACTGATAGTACGTCCGGGCCGTCACGACGCGGTCGTCCATACTGGTGGTGGGAACCCGAGCCACTAGAAGCCGTCGCCGTTCGCTCCCGGGGCGATCCGTCCGCGAAGCCCTCATACGGTCGGTTGTAATACTGCCGGCTGTAACAAACTGAAGGAATTCGCCACCCCGGGGTGGCGAATATCTTTACGAACTTACAGCCGGCAGTATAAGTCTGTTCCGGATCGATCGCATCCGTTATGCGATCGCACCGGTAAATCGTTACAACCGACCGTATCATTCGTCGTCTTCGAGTTCGGCGGCGATCTCGGCGACTTCCTCGTCGGTAACGTCCGAACTGTCGGCGACGTTCGAACCGTCGTCGTCCGAATCGTCGACATCGTCCGACTGCCCGGCGTCCGGGTCGGCTCGTTCCTCCACCGGACCGACATCGCCGACCGCCTCGGCGATCTGGTCCGCCGCGGCCCCGTCGGCCTCCCCCATTTCGACGCCCTTCCCGCCGTACTCGCGGGCCCGGCGCTGGGCGTCGGTCTCCAGTCCCCGCGTTTCGACCGCCTCGTCCCCGTCGTCGATTTCGACTTCCTCGAGCAGGTCGATCCCGCCGGCGGACTCGTCGTCGCCCTCGCGGATCTCGTCCATTATCGACGTCTCCTCGTCCGGTTCGAGGACAATCTCGCCGTCGTCGGTGATGTCGTCGGGATCGATCGGCTCGTCGAGATCACGTGCGGTTTCCAGTGGCGCTTGCGCGTCCTCCCGATAGGCTTCGCCTTCCTGTCCGTTGCCGCTCGAGAACTCGTCGGCGGCGGTCGCGAGCCAGTCGGCCGCCTGCCACAGCGCGTTCGACTTGCTCCGGGCGCGGTCGAACGGCTCGTCGAGCACCCCGGTCTCGCTGAACCGATAGGCCGTGTCGAACTCCTCGGCGGCCTCCTCGAACTCCTTTCGGGCCCGCTCGAAGTCGCTTCTGGCGAGCATCCACTCGTGGTCGCCAAAGGCGTTCATCGCGCTGGTGAACGCGCGCCGCCCCTCGATATAGCGGGCGTGGCCGACGCGATACCGCGAGAGCGCCGTCGAGTCGCCCCCGATGGCCTCGATCGTCACGCGGATCGGTTCGACCTCCGGGCGTTCGTAGGGGTCGCTGGTCGCCCAGCGATACTGGATCCGGCCGTTGAGATCGATAACGAACACGGCTCGCTGGACCAGCCGTCCCTCCTCGCGATCGTCGACGACGCCGTATCGCCCGGCGACCGCCCGGCGCGTGTCGCTCAACAGCGGCACCTTCAGGTCGTAGCGCTCGGCGAAAGCCCGGTGGCTGTAGACGCTGTCCGGCGACACCGCCAGGACCGTCACGTCCTTCTGCATCGTGAACACGTCGAGCTCGCCGACGTCCGAACTCTGCCCGTCACAGGCCGGGTTGAAATCCGCCGGATAGAACATGAGAACGATCACGTCTTCGCCCAGCAACTCACCGAGGCTTCGGCTGTCGATGTCCCCGCCCACGACTGCCGGCAACTCGAACGATGGTGCCCGTTCCCCCAGTTCGACCATATCCACGAAAGGTTGACGTATCGAGTTAAGACTGCCGGGCGTTTTCTCGGAGGTTAACTACCGTCGTCCGTGGATCGGACCAGCGACGCCACCCGTCCCAGGCCTGCCTACCACCGGACCGACTCGTGGACATCCAGCCCCGCCGATTCGAGGATCAGGCCGTCGACGTCGGTGGCACCGCCCTTGCGCTCGATCACTTCCTCGCTTCGCTGTGGCACCACTCGCGGCAAAAACGCAGGGAAACAGACCTGCTGGCTCACTGCGTTCGCCGGTCTCCGATCAGCCGTCGCGCTAC
This window of the Halapricum desulfuricans genome carries:
- a CDS encoding redoxin domain-containing protein, whose amino-acid sequence is MVELGERAPSFELPAVVGGDIDSRSLGELLGEDVIVLMFYPADFNPACDGQSSDVGELDVFTMQKDVTVLAVSPDSVYSHRAFAERYDLKVPLLSDTRRAVAGRYGVVDDREEGRLVQRAVFVIDLNGRIQYRWATSDPYERPEVEPIRVTIEAIGGDSTALSRYRVGHARYIEGRRAFTSAMNAFGDHEWMLARSDFERARKEFEEAAEEFDTAYRFSETGVLDEPFDRARSKSNALWQAADWLATAADEFSSGNGQEGEAYREDAQAPLETARDLDEPIDPDDITDDGEIVLEPDEETSIMDEIREGDDESAGGIDLLEEVEIDDGDEAVETRGLETDAQRRAREYGGKGVEMGEADGAAADQIAEAVGDVGPVEERADPDAGQSDDVDDSDDDGSNVADSSDVTDEEVAEIAAELEDDE
- a CDS encoding nuclear transport factor 2 family protein, translated to MDDRVVTARTYYQSLDDHDYETLRSVLTSTFVHRRPDMTLDGRDRFITFMRDERPRTDTAHPIDAIYERDAGLAVDGRLLAADGEQITAFVDVLRFDDGRIDRIRTYSG
- the glgP gene encoding alpha-glucan family phosphorylase, producing MTTLQPDGTIAYFSMEYGLENGMNTYNGGLGILAGDVVRGFADLDVDAVGLTLLNDRGLGHQYIDEYGTQHIEPAPWPVEEFCEPLDATVEMTIGDETVTIGAWRYDVESEHGGTVPVIMLDTDREENPHWIRELTRRVYAPGKDDRFKLAVYLVLGIGGVRMLDELGYDVSTYHMNEGHASFLTLELLSRNDLDADAVREQCVFTTHTPVAAAHDEYPIELLNELLDDELISMYTVRQYSPRGKIHTTRLALNLSRYVNGVAKRHQEVSREMFPEHAEKIDAITNGAHVPTWVGDEMAEVFDEHMRNWRRFPTKLQHATLIDDQPLWEAHQAQKRDLIDYVEDRQGVELDEDVLTLGFARRAVPYKRAPLLFEDVDRLREVIARSGDVQVVYAGKAFPGDPRGREIIEQIYGYADELEDEITITYLENYDMEMGLALTSGVDVWLNNPRRPREASGTSGMKAAFNGVPQFSTIDGWWVEGHIEGETGWSIGPEPHSPREERMTDAKETLVDSTALYDTLENDVLPTYYDDREKWVDIMRNAIAFNGSRYHARRMMEEYLADAYDA